One window of the Oncorhynchus mykiss isolate Arlee chromosome 5, USDA_OmykA_1.1, whole genome shotgun sequence genome contains the following:
- the enc1 gene encoding ectoderm-neural cortex protein 1 has protein sequence MKMSVCVHENRKSRASTGSMNIYLFHKSSYADSVLMHLNTLRQQRLFTDVLLHAGSRSFPCHRAVLAACSRYFQAMFSGGLRESQASEVDFRDSIHPEVLELLLDYVYSSRVVINEENAESLLEAGDMLEFQDIRDACAEFLERNLHPSNCLGMLLLSDAHQCTKLYELSWAMCLSNFPAICKTEDFLQLPKDMVVQLLSHEELETEDERLVYEATLNWVNYDLERRHCHLPELLQTVRLALLPAIFLMENVSTEELINAQLKSKELVDEAIHCKLKILQNDGVVNSPCARPRKTSHALFLLGGQTFMCDKLYLVDQKAKEIIPKADIPSPRKEFSACAIGCNVYVTGGRGSENGVSKDVWVYDTVHEEWSKAAPMLIARFGHGSAELKHCLYVVGGHTAGTGCLPASPSVSLKQVEQFDPAANKWTMVAPLREGVSNAAVVSVKLKLFAFGGTSVTHDKLPKVQCYDPQENCWMVPASCPQPWRYTAAAVLGNQIFVMGGDTEFSACSAYKFSSDTYQWTKVGDVTAKRMSCQAVASGNKLYVVGGYFGTQRCKTLDCYDPTLDAWNSITTVPYSLIPTAFVSTWKHLPA, from the exons ATGAAAATGTCTGTGTGCGTCCATGAGAACCGCAAGTCGCGTGCCAGCACCGGCTCCATGAACATCTACCTGTTCCACAAGTCGTCGTACGCCGACAGCGTCCTGATGCACCTGAACACACTGAGGCAGCAACGTCTCTTCACCGACGTCCTCCTCCACGCCGGGAGCCGCTCTTTCCCCTGCCACCGTGCCGTGCTGGCCGCCTGCAGCCGCTACTTCCAG GCTATGTTCTCTGGAGGTCTCCGGGAGAGCCAGGCCAGCGAGGTTGACTTCAGGGACTCCATCCACCCTGAGGTCCTGGAGCTGTTATTAGACTACGTCTACTCCTCTCGCGTGGTCATCAACGAGGAGAATGCAGAGTCTCTCCTGGAGGCCGGGGACATGCTGGAGTTCCAGGACATCCGGGACGCCTGCGCCGAGTTCCTGGAGAGGAACCTGCACCCGTCCAACTGCCTGGGCATGCTGCTGCTGTCCGACGCCCACCAGTGCACCAAGCTGTATGAGCTGTCCTGGGCCATGTGCCTCAGCAACTTCCCCGCCATCTGCAAGACAGAGGACTTCCTGCAGCTCCCCAAAGACATGGTGGTGCAGCTCCTGTCCCACGAGGAGCTGGAGACAGAGGATGAGAGGCTGGTCTATGAGGCCACCCTCAACTGGGTCAACTACGACCTGGAGAGGAGGCACTGTCACCTGCCGGAGCTGCTGCAGACCGTCCGCCTGGCACTGCTCCCCGCCATCTTCCTCATGGAGAACGTGTCCACAGAGGAGCTGATCAACGCCCAGTTAAAGAGCAAGGAGCTGGTGGACGAGGCCATCCACTGCAAACTGAAGATCCTCCAGAACGACGGGGTGGTGAACAGCCCCTGCGCCCGGCCCAGGAAGACCAGCCACGCCCTGTTCCTCCTGGGAGGACAGACCTTCATGTGTGACAAGCTGTACTTGGTGGACCAGAAGGCCAAGGAGATCATCCCCAAGGCAGACATCCCCAGCCCCAGGAAGGAGTTCAGCGCCTGCGCCATCGGCTGTAATGTCTACGTGACCGGCGGGAGGGGCTCAGAGAACGGTGTGTCCAAAGACGTGTGGGTCTATGACACCGTGCATGAGGAGTGGTCCAAGGCAGCGCCCATGCTCATTGCCCGCTTCGGCCACGGGTCAGCCGAGCTGAAACACTGCTTGTACGTGGTTGGAGGACACACGGCCGGCACTGGCTGCCTCCCCGCCTCGCCCTCGGTGTCCCTGAAACAGGTGGAGCAGTTCGACCCGGCGGCCAATAAGTGGACCATGGTGGCGCCGCTGAGGGAAGGCGTGAGCAATGCGGCGGTGGTCAGCGTCAAGCTGAAACTCTTCGCCTTCGGCGGAACCAGCGTCACCCATGACAAACTTCCCAAGGTGCAGTGCTACGACCCGCAGGAGAATTGCTGGATGGTTCCTGCCTCCTGCCCGCAGCCCTGGCGCTACACTGCCGCCGCCGTCCTCGGCAATCAGATCTTTGTGATGGGCGGGGACACAGAGTTCTCGGCGTGCTCGGCCTATAAGTTCAGCAGCGATACCTACCAGTGGACTAAAGTGGGAGACGTGACGGCTAAGAGGATGAGCTGCCAGGCCGTAGCGTCAGGTAACAAACTGTATGTGGTGGGGGGCTACTTTGGCACACAGCGGTGTAAGACTCTGGACTGTTATGACCCGACGCTGGATGCTTGGAACAGCATCACTACCGTACCCTACTCCCTCATCCCCACTGCCTTCGTCAGCACCTGGAAACATCTCCCAGCCTGA
- the LOC110523365 gene encoding beta-hexosaminidase subunit beta isoform X1: protein MFATLKFAALLLAVVVCWATQDYDYNDAEIDEEPTLGDSPYGSLWPLPQKVKISTVVFKLSGASFHIFDAKESSSGASCRLLQNAYRRYDEYIFTSSRKQGQNKSKKALASDMSELQVWITSADSECDSYPSVTSDESYKLSVDSPVAVLKAPKVWGALRGLETFSQLVYKDEYGAKSINRTDIHDFPRFAHRGLLLDTSRHFLPIKVILANLEAMAWNKFNVFHWHIVDDPSFPYLSRTFPQLSQHGAYHPYTHVYTPSDVKMIIEFARLRGIRVVPEFDTPGHTQSWGKGQKDLLTPCYSGASPSGSFGPVNPMLNTTYDFMSMFFKEVNTVFPDAYVHLGGDEVDFSCWKSNPDIQKFMEQQGFGMDYSKLESFYIQRLLDIITTTNKGYMIWQEVFDNGVKLKSDTVVHVWMGNKVEEELQKVTEAGFTTILSAPWYLDYISYGQDWQKFYRAEPLSFKGTDAQKKLVIGGEACLWGEYVDATNLTPRLWPRASAVGERLWSDRDVRDLNDAYSRLAKHRCRMVQRGIPAEPLFTGYCAHE from the exons ATGTTTGCAACGCTGAAGTTTGCAGCGTTGTTGCTCGCGGTTGTTGTCTGCTGGGCAACGCAAGATTATGATTATAATGACGCTGAAATAGACGAGGAGCCTACTCTGGGTGATTCTCCATATGGATCTCTTTGGCCGTTGCCTCAGAAAGTCAAAATATCCACGGTAGTATTCAAACTCAGCGGTGCTAGCTTCCATATATTCGACGCTAAAGAATCGTCTTCTGGTGCGAGCTGCAGACTTCTTCAAAATGCATATCGAAG GTATGATGAGTACATCTTTACCAGTTCCAGAAAACAAGGGCAAAACAAGAGCAAAAAGGCATTGGCCTCTGACATGTCTGAATTACAGGTGTGGATCACATCAGCTGACTCTGAGTGTGACAGCTACCCCAGTGTGACATCTGACGAGTCAT ACAAACTGTCAGTGGACTCTCCTGTTGCTGTGCTGAAAGCACCTAAGGTGTGGGGAGCTCTGAGAG GTCTGGAGACTTTTAGCCAGTTGGTGTATAAGGATGAATATGGAGCA aAAAGCATCAATAGGACAGACATTCACGACTTCCCACGGTTTGCACATCGAGGCCTCTTATTGGACACCTCTCGTCACTTCCTGCCCATCAAAGTAATTTTAGCCAATCTG GAAGCCATGGCGTGGAACAAATTCAATGTTTTCCACTGGCACATAGTAGATGACCCCTCCTTCCCTTACCTGAGCCGTACCTTCCCCCAGCTGAGTCAACAT GGAGCATACCACCCGTACACACATGTGTACACGCCTTCTGATGTGAAGATGATCATCGAGTTTGCTCGCCTAAGGGGCATTCGGGTTGTCcctgagtttgacacccctgggcaCACTCAGTCATGGGGCAAAG GGCAGAAGGACCTGCTGACCCCCTGTTACTCTGGAGCCAGCCCCTCTGGTTCGTTCGGACCGGTCAACCCCATGCTCAACACCACCTATGACTTCATGAGCATGTTCTTCAAGGAAGTCAACACAGTGTTCCCTGATGCCTACGTCCATCTGGGAGGAGATGAGGTCGACTTCAGCTGCTG GAAGTCCAACCCTGACATCCAGAAGTTCATGGAGCAGCAAGGCTTTGGGATGGACTACAGCAAGCTGGAGTCTTTCTACATCCAGAG GCTCTTGGAtatcatcaccactaccaacAAGGGCTACATGATCTGGCAGGAGGTCTTTGACAACGGTGTTAAG ttgaagtcggacacgGTAGTGCATGTGTGGATGGGGAACAAGGTGGAGGAGGAGCTTCAGAAGGTGACGGAGGCAGGCTTCACCACCATCCTCTCCGCCCCCTGGTACCTAGACTACATTAGCTATGGACAGGACTGGCAGAAGTTCTACAGAGCCGAGCCGCTCAGTTTCAAGG GCACAGATGCTCAGAAAAAGCTGGTGATTGGAGGAGAGGCATGTCTGTGGGGAGAATATGTGGATGCTACCAACCTGACCCCTAGACTCTG GCCCCGTGCCAGTGCTGTGGGGGAGCGGTTGTGGAGTGACAGGGATGTGAGGGACCTAAACGATGCCTACAGTCGTCTAGCCAAGCACCGTTGTCGCATGGTCCA gcgTGGTATCCCAGCTGAGCCTCTCTTTACAGGTTACTGTGCACATGAGTGA
- the LOC110523365 gene encoding beta-hexosaminidase subunit beta isoform X2: MAWNKFNVFHWHIVDDPSFPYLSRTFPQLSQHGAYHPYTHVYTPSDVKMIIEFARLRGIRVVPEFDTPGHTQSWGKGQKDLLTPCYSGASPSGSFGPVNPMLNTTYDFMSMFFKEVNTVFPDAYVHLGGDEVDFSCWKSNPDIQKFMEQQGFGMDYSKLESFYIQRLLDIITTTNKGYMIWQEVFDNGVKLKSDTVVHVWMGNKVEEELQKVTEAGFTTILSAPWYLDYISYGQDWQKFYRAEPLSFKGTDAQKKLVIGGEACLWGEYVDATNLTPRLWPRASAVGERLWSDRDVRDLNDAYSRLAKHRCRMVQRGIPAEPLFTGYCAHE, encoded by the exons ATGGCGTGGAACAAATTCAATGTTTTCCACTGGCACATAGTAGATGACCCCTCCTTCCCTTACCTGAGCCGTACCTTCCCCCAGCTGAGTCAACAT GGAGCATACCACCCGTACACACATGTGTACACGCCTTCTGATGTGAAGATGATCATCGAGTTTGCTCGCCTAAGGGGCATTCGGGTTGTCcctgagtttgacacccctgggcaCACTCAGTCATGGGGCAAAG GGCAGAAGGACCTGCTGACCCCCTGTTACTCTGGAGCCAGCCCCTCTGGTTCGTTCGGACCGGTCAACCCCATGCTCAACACCACCTATGACTTCATGAGCATGTTCTTCAAGGAAGTCAACACAGTGTTCCCTGATGCCTACGTCCATCTGGGAGGAGATGAGGTCGACTTCAGCTGCTG GAAGTCCAACCCTGACATCCAGAAGTTCATGGAGCAGCAAGGCTTTGGGATGGACTACAGCAAGCTGGAGTCTTTCTACATCCAGAG GCTCTTGGAtatcatcaccactaccaacAAGGGCTACATGATCTGGCAGGAGGTCTTTGACAACGGTGTTAAG ttgaagtcggacacgGTAGTGCATGTGTGGATGGGGAACAAGGTGGAGGAGGAGCTTCAGAAGGTGACGGAGGCAGGCTTCACCACCATCCTCTCCGCCCCCTGGTACCTAGACTACATTAGCTATGGACAGGACTGGCAGAAGTTCTACAGAGCCGAGCCGCTCAGTTTCAAGG GCACAGATGCTCAGAAAAAGCTGGTGATTGGAGGAGAGGCATGTCTGTGGGGAGAATATGTGGATGCTACCAACCTGACCCCTAGACTCTG GCCCCGTGCCAGTGCTGTGGGGGAGCGGTTGTGGAGTGACAGGGATGTGAGGGACCTAAACGATGCCTACAGTCGTCTAGCCAAGCACCGTTGTCGCATGGTCCA gcgTGGTATCCCAGCTGAGCCTCTCTTTACAGGTTACTGTGCACATGAGTGA